AATCGACCAACGAGGTATTCCCCCGGGCGTCGATGACGGCGGAGGCTCCCCCGTCATCGACCGGTGCGGCGACGAGGAACGAGGAGCCGCGCGGCGATGACGCAGGACTCACCGGAAAGCGACCACGCATCAACACACACCCCACGACGTCTCCACGCGCTCGGGCCTCCTTCGTCGTCACACCCTTGGTCGACGATCGGTCGGGGGGTGGACGCCGCGGTGGAGATGATGCGGGGCGCGATAGCGCAGCGGACTATTGCTTCGCGGCGCGTTTCTGGATCGCCGCCCACTCGTCGCGCAATCCGACCGTCCGGTGGAAGAGTCCGGGCTGGTCCGTGTCTGCGGCGAAGTAGCCGAGGCGCTCGAACTGCAGCACCTGCCCCGGCGACGCCTCAGCCACTGCGGCCTCCGCCAGCGCGTCGGTGAGGAGCTCGCGGGAGGCGGGATTCAGGTCATCCAACGGCTCACCGCTGGCCTCGCCGGGCACCGCTGCCGTAAACAGCCTGTCGTACAGCGCTGCCTGCACCGGCACCGACTGCGGCACCGATACCCAATGCATCGTCGACTTGACCTTGCGTCCGTCCGGCGCCGAGCCGCCCTTCGAGAGCGGGTCGTACGTCGCCCGCACTTCAACGACTTCGCCGTCGGAATCCTTCACGACCGACGTCGCCGTGATCAAATACGCACCCCGCAGCCGTACCTCCTTACCTGGTGACAGCCGGAAGAACTTCGGCGGCGGCACCTCAGCGAAGTCATCCCGCTCGATCACCAGGGTGCCGGTGAACGCGACGCGCCGGGTCCCGTCGTCGGGGTTCTCCGGGTTGTTCGCGACCTCGAAATACTCGACTTCCGGGTTCCCGTCGGCATCCGTCGGCCAGTTATCCAGTACCAGCCGCAGCGGCCGCAGCACGACCATCCGACGCTGCGCCGTGAGGTTCAGATCGCGGCGCACGAACGACTCCAGCAATTCGATCGCTTGCCGCGAATTAGTACGAGTCGTACCCGTCTCGACGCAGAACGCACGAATCGCACCGGCGGGGTAACCGCGGCGCCGCAGCCCACGCAGCGTCGGCATGCGCGGATCCGACCAACCCTCGACGACGCCGTCCTCGACGAGATTGCGCAGCCGTCGCTTCGAGGTGATCGTGTGCGTGACTTCCATCCGGGCGAACTCGGTCTGCTGCGGTTTGTCGCCCGGCAACGGCAACTGCTCCAGCAGCCAGTCGTACAGCGGACGGTGCGATTCAAACTCCATCGTGCACAGCGAATGCGTCACGCCCTCGATTGCGTCGCTCTGCCCGTGCGCCCAGTCGTACGTCGGATAGATCGACCAGGTGTCCGCAGTGCGATGGTGCGACGCACGCCTGATCCGGTACAGCACGGGATCGCGCAACCACATGTTCTCGGACTGCATATCAATCTTGGCGCGTAGGCACCGCGCGCCGTCCTCGAACTCACCGGCCCGCATCCGGCGCAGCAGATCCAGGCTTTCGGCGGCAGGCCGCGATCGGTACGGCGACTCGATACCCGGTTTGCCGTAGCCGCCGCGCTGCTCGGAGATCGTGTCGCCGTCCTGATCGTCGACGTACGCCTTGCCCTGCTCCACCAGGTACTCCGCCCAGGCATAGAGCTGCTCGAAGTAGTCGGAGGCGAACACCACCTTGCTCGGTTCGTAGCCCAGCCAACGCAGGTCCTCGAGGATCCCCTCGACGTACTCGGCCTCCTCGGTCTCCGGATTGGTGTCGTCCATCCGAAGGTTGCAGATCCCGCCGAACCGCTGCGCCGTACTGAAGTTGACCACGATCGATTTCGCGTGCCCGATATGCAGGTAGCCATTCGGCTCGGGCGGAAATCGAGTCTGAACCCGAGCGTCGAAAGTCCCCGCTTCGTTGTCGGCGCGGACGATCTCGCTGATGAAGTCGGTCGGTTCAGTCATGGCCGCAAGATTACCAACGCGCGGCCGCGCATCCGCGCCCACAGCGGGCCCGTCCCGATGCTGCAGCGCTCCGCCTCGCGCGCGGCCAGCCTGCGCGATTTGGGGCTGGCGCGTCCCGCCCAGTCAGAGCAGAACCCCGTTACTGATGTGTACTAACTGTTACTGTGACGCATACGTGATGGCACGATCGGTCTGACTCATGCGGACGGCTCACCACGGCCGGCGTACGACGAGATCGATGGGCCACGGGCGTTTGGAGTCACCGCCCACCAGGCGGTCGGCCGCAGTGTGCGGCGTGCGGATAACCCTCCGACGTCGTCGGTTTGCGCACCGAACACCGGACCATTGGTGCTACACCATCCGGTCCCTACCCGGCATCGAAAGCATGCGGCCACGGCGCACCACCGCCGGCCGCTTCTTCTGTTCACATGACCCATCGCCTACGAACGGATGAACATGAGCTCGCAGGACAATCCCCCTGCTGAACCAATCGACTCTGACCACTCGCCCGGGCTCGACGATTCTGAGTCGGAGGCCTCCCCGGTCGTCACCGACAGGTACGCCGGGCTACCGGAGTCGGTGCACCTGCCGCCCGCGATCCACCTCGGCGAGGACGACACCGACGAGGCGATCGTCGCGAAACTCCGCAGTCACGGCGTACGGCTCGGGAGGGGCCTGATTGCGCCGGCCGTGTTCTGGCCGGCGCTGCTGGTAATCCTCGCGATCGCCATCGTCGCGGTCGCTGCTCCGGATTTCATCGATTCGCTCTTCACCAGCATTAACGACTGGATCGTGGCGAACCTCGGCTGGTACTACATGCTGGTCGTCTCCGGATTCGTCGTGGTCGCGATCGCCATCGGACTCTCCCGGCTCGGAAAGATCCCGCTCGGGCGCGACGGTGAGCAACCCGAGTTCTCGGTGCTCACCTGGTTCGCGATGCTGTTCGCCGCGGGTATGGGCATCGGCCTGGTCTTCTATGGCGTCGGCGAACCGCTGACCTACGCGACCGTTGACCCCAAGCCGGGCTGGGATGGCAGCCAGTCTGAGATCTCAGCCCTCGCAATGGCGCAGACGTTCGTGCATTGGGGTCTGCACCCCTGGGCGATCTACGCCATCATCGGTCTCGCGCTGGGTTACGCGATCCACCGACGCGGCCGCCCCGTGTCGATCCGGTGGGCGTTGGAGCCACTGTTCGGTGAACGGGTCAAAGGTCGCCTCGGGGATCTCATTGACGTACTCGCTATTTTCGGCACCGTATTCGGTGTGGCCACCTCTCTGGGCCTCGGCGTCCAACAGATCTCTAGCGGTATGGCCCACCTCGGCATCGTCGACGCGGTCGACAACGTCCTGTTAGTTGTTCTGATCATCGTGATCACCCTGCTGGCGACCACGTCGGTGATCAGTGGCCTCGGCGCCGGCATCAAATGGCTCTCGAATATCAACCTGTCGTTCGCCGGAGTACTGCTCATCAGCATGCTCTTGCTCGGGCCAACGATTTTCCTCCTACAGAACTTCGTCGAGTCGATCGGCGTCTACCTGGCCAACCTGTTGCAGATGAGCTTCGACGTCGGCGCCTTCGAGCGCGGCGAAGGCGCCGCCGACTGGTTCTCCGGTTGGACCGTCTTCTACTGGGGCTGGTGGATCTCGTGGTCTCCGTTCGTCGGAGTCTTCATCGCGCGGATCTCCCGCGGCCGTACGGTGCGGCAGTTCATCGCCGGCGTATTGCTGGTACCGACCATCGTGGGCTTCCTATGGTTCTCGGTTCTCGGCGGTACCGGCATCTTCAACCAGATGTACGGCGGCGAGGACTACGTCACGCTGAACGCCGATGGCGAAGAGGTCATAGTGGCGGAGCAGGCGCTGTTCGACGTACTTGGCGGGCTACCGCTGGGACAGATCCTGTCGGTGCTGGCGATCGTCTTGGTGGCGATCTTCTTCATCACCTCCTCTGACTCGGCGTCGCTGGTGGTCGACATGCTGGCCTCCGGCGGTCACCCGAACCCGCCGATGTGGTCGCGGGTGCTGTGGGCGTTGCTGGAGGGCGCTATCGCTGCGGCATTGTTGCTGGCCGGCGGACTCGGCGCGCTGCAAGCCGCCGCCTTGGCCACTGCATTGCCATTCAGCGTGGTGTTGATACTGATGGCGTGGGCCAATATCAAGGCACTCAGAGTGGACGCGCAGATCTATGCACGAGATCAGCGTGATGAGCGGCTCGCCCGGGTGTCCAATCAGATCGCCGATGCGCTGCCCAAACATCCCGGATTCGAATCGTATGTGGACGATCGGATCGATTACCGCATCTCGCGTAGCCGTGGGTTGCTTCGGCGCAACACCCCGCAGAAGTAACTGCATGCCACGAGTGGTGCGTCGCCATAACGGCGGCGCGCCACTCGTCGTTTCGGCGGGAACGCTTCTCGTTGTTCCACCACGCGGTTTCTCGGGTTTCGACGCCTCGTCCCGGTCGGACGCCGATGCTGTGGCGTGGCCGGGTCCGCACGGCGATGGGTGCGATGCGAGGGCCGGTAGGCTGGCGGCATCATGACATCACCTGCTCGCCTCCGCGTCGCACCCTCGCCTACCGGTGACCCGCACGTCGGTACCGCTTACATGTCCCTGTTCAATCTCGCGTTCGCCCGCAAAACCGGCGGGCAGTTCGTGCTGCGGATCGAGGACACCGACCGCGCGCGGTACGTCGCGGACTCCGAGCAGCAGATCTTCGACACGCTTCGCTGGCTCGAACTGCCGTGGGACGAAGGACCGGATGTCGGTGGCCCATACGCGCCGTACCGTCAGTCCGAGCGCCTGGACACGTACCGGCCGTACGTCGAGCAGCTGCTCGAGTCGGGTCAGGCCTACTACTGCTGGTGCTCATCGGACCGGCTGAAGGAATTGCGCGAGCAGCAGCAGAAAGACAAGGTATCGCAGACCGGATACGACCGGCTGTGCCTGGGCAAGACCCGCGAAGAACGCGCCGCAATGCCCGGCTTCACCGAGAATCCCGTCGTGCGCATGCTCATCCCCGACGACGCGCCGCTGGACTTCGCGGACATCATCCGCGGCAAGGTATCGGCTCCGCGCCCCGACGATCAGGTGATTCTGAAAGCCGACGGGTTTCCGACGTACCACCTCGCCGTCGTCGTCGACGATCACCTGATGGGGATCACGCATGTCGTCCGCGGCGAGGAGTGGATCTCCTCGACTCCCAAACACGTGCTGCTGTACCGGATGCTCGGCTTGCCCACGCCAGCCTTCGCACACATGCCGCTGCTGCGGAACACGGACAAGTCGAAGATCTCCAAGCGGAAGAATCCGGCGGCGCGCCTGACCTGGTTCCGCGAGCAGGGTTACCTACCCGAAGCGCTGCGTAACTTCCTGCAGCTGCTGGCGTATCCGCCGGTCGAGGGCGAGACCGAGGTCGCGACCTTCGACGAATTCGTCGCCGGCTTCGACTGGACGAAGGTCAACACCGTTGGACCGATCTTCGACCTGAAGAAGTTGGACTGGCTCAACGGGCACTACATTCGGTCGCTGTCGGATGCCGAGTTGGCTGATCGGATCGTCGAGCATTACGCATACACCGGCGAATGGACCCCCACGACCGACGAGGTCGAGTTGCTGCGCCGGGCCACACCGCTGATTTCCGAGCGGCTGGTGCTGCTGTCGGAGGCGCTCGACAAACTGCAGTTTCTCTTTACGCCGGACGCCGGCATCGAGATTGCCGAGGACGCCGGCAAGGCGCTCAACGACGACTCACCTCGGGTGCTCGACGCAGCCATCGACGCACTGGCCGAGTTGGCCGATTGGTCGACGGCGACGATCGAGACCGCCCTGCGCGCGGCCGTAGTCGACGGGCTCGGCATCAAACCGAAGTTTGCGTTCGGTCCGCTGCGCGTGGGCATCACCGGCTCGCGGGTGTCACCACCGCTGTTCGAGTCGATGGAACTGCTGGGTCGCGAATCATCACTAAGGCGCCTGCGCAACTTCCGCGACACGCTGTAGTCCAGCGAGCGGGACGGGGAGCCCCGGTAGCGGGGCTGGCTACCTCTGGCGGGTGCCGCCGACCTGCCGAACATCGTCGGCGCGCCCGGTACCGGTCGGCGGCAGATGGACGCCTCGCGTGAGGCTCCCCGGCCTGCGCGCACCTACACCGCGTGCGGCGTTCCGCGGTGCGGCGTAGCGTGGGAGGGTAACCAACTTCCAGGAGCAGCATCATGCCTGAGCTACGCTCTCGTACCTCGACCCACGGTCGCCAAATGGCCGGTGCCCGCGCGCTGTGGCGCGCCACCGGTATGGGCGACGATGATTTCGGCAAGCCGATCATCGCGATTGCCAACTCGTACACGCAGTTCGTGCCCGGACACGTCCACCTCAAGGACATGGGCGACCTGGTCGCCGGCGCGATTCGCGAGGCCGGCGGCGTATCGAAGGAATTCAACACGATCGCGGTAGACGACGGTATCGCGATGGGCCACGCAGGCATGCTCTACTCGCTGCCCAGTCGTGAACTCATCGCCGATTCGGTTGAGTACATGGCTAACGCCCACACCGCGGACGCCCTCGTTTGCATCAGCAACTGCGACAAGATCACCCCCGGTATGTTGATGGCCGCGTTGCGGCTAAACATCCCGGCGATCTTCGTCTCGGGCGGACCGATGGAGGCCGGCAAGGCCGTCATCGTGAACGGCGTCGCCAGCACCCCGACAAACCTGATCACCGCGATCAACGCCTCCGCTGCCGAGGACGTCACCGATGACGGCCTGAGCGCGGTCGAGCGTTCGGCCTGTCCGACGTGCGGGTCGTGCTCCGGCATGTTCACCGCGAATTCGATGAACTGCCTGACCGAGGCGCTCGGGCTTTCGTTGCCGGGTAACGGTTCCACGCTAGCGACCCACGCCGCCCGCAAGGACCTGTTCCTGAACGCCGGCACGACGATCGTCGATATGTGCAAGCGGTATTACGACAATGACGATGAATCGGTGCTGCCGCGCAACATCGCTAACGAAAAGGCGTTCTACAACGCGATGGCGCTCGACGTCGCGATGGGCGGCTCCACCAACACCGTGCTGCACATCCTGGCTGCGGCGCTCGAAGGTGAGATCGACTTCCAACTCCCAGCGATCGACAAGTTGTCACGCTCGGTTCCGTGCCTGTCGAAGGTTGCGCCGAATCACCCGAGTTACCACATGGAAGACGTGCACCGAGCGGGCGGAATCCCTGCCCTGCTCGGCGAGTTGAACCGCGCCGGTCTGCTGAACACCGACGTGCACTCGGTGCACTCACCCGACCTGCAGGGCTGGCTGGACGACTGGGATGTGCGCGGCGGCAAGGCCACCGACACCGCGCTGGAGTTGTTCCACGCGGCACCGGGCGGCGTACGCACCACCGAGGCGTTCTCGACTCAGAACCGCTGGGACTCGCTGGACACCGATGCGGCCGAAGGGTGCATCCGGGATCTGGAGCACGCTTACACCGTCGACGGCGGCCTCGCCGTCCTCTACGGCAACCTGGCAGAGGAAGGCGCGGTCATCAAGACCGCCGGTATCGACGAAGAACTGTTCCACTTCGTTGGTACCGCTCTGGTGGTGGAGTCACAAGAGGCTGCCGTCGAGGCGATCCTGAGCAAGCGCGTACAGGCCGGACACGTCGTCGTTGTGCGCTACGAAGGGCCGTCCGGCGGTCCGGGTATGCAGGAAATGCTGCACCCGACCTCGTTCATCAAGGGCCTGGGGCTCGGCAAGGTCTGCGCGCTGATCACCGACGGCCGGTTCTCCGGCGGATCGTCGGGAATCTCGGTAGGGCACCTCTCCCCCGAGGCCGCGGCTGGCGGAACGATCGGCCTGGTCGAGGACGGCGACGAGATCGAGATCGACGTCCACGAGCGGCTGATCCGCGTCAACGTCAGCGATGCGGTACTGGCCGAGCGTCGCGCGAAGATGGAGGCGTCGGAACGTCCGTGGCAGCCGGTTGATCGTGACCGCGTGGTGAGCAAGGCACTGCAGGCGTATGCGGCGATGGCCACCTCGGCGTCCACCGGCGCGGTCCGCCAGGTTCCCACCGCGTAACCGTGTGAGCGACTGCGGCGCGTCCCCCACGTTGGGGACGCGCCGCAGTTGCGTCCTTACGTTCTCGCTCGTGCTCATTACCCAGCCCGCCCAGGTCGTTCCGCAGCACATATCGGCTTCATAACGCGCTTGTAGCGAGACGGCGTGTGGATATACCCGACGCCTCTGCCATCAGAGCCTGTCTTGAACCGGATCTGCGGGTATCGGCGGGCGATGACTATGGTCGGCCAGCGTGCGGCACGTCCACACGAGTCGACAGCAGGACGGCCGCCTTCTCGGCCGCACGCTTGTGCGCATTCGAGTCCGGGGCACCACAGGCATACAGAGTGCGGCCGTCCGCACCGCCGAGCATGCAAGCGAACAGCCCACCGCCGCCCCAAGCGATCTCCTGTAGAACTTCTCCGCCCTCGGCGACCCGCACCAGGCGCGACCCGGCCGCGTCGGCAAACCACACCGCTCCATCGGCGTCCAAACACCCACCGTCCGGGGCAGCCTTACGCACCCGCTGCAAGTGCGCAAGATCGCTCGTGGTGGGCGCGTCGCCGAACACCGCGAAGTCCTGGCGTGCTCCGAGCATGCCATCCGGCAGAATTTCGAACTTCGAAATGCGGTTGCCGTAACTCTCGTTCACGATGAGCGTGCTGCCATCGGGAGTGATCATCGACCCGTTCGGAAAGTGCATCTCCTCGGCACCGGTTTGCGCCGAGGAGTCTGGGTGCACCACGATCACGGAGGCGGTGCGGTAATCCTCGCGTTCGAACAGGTTGAACCCGAAGTGACCAACATACGCGCGTCCCTCGGCGTCCACGACCATGTCGTTGAGGAATCCCGATGCCAGCGACGACAGGTCCGCGTGCACACTGACCTGCTGATCCCGAACCCGCAGCAGCTTCTTCTCGGTCATCGACACCAGCAGCATCGATCCGTCCGGCGCCCACCCCATACCCGAAGGCCGGTCGTCGAGCTTGACGACCTCCTCGATGGCACCGTCGTCCGCGACCGTGATGACCCTGCCGGTGTAGAAGTCCGACACGAACAGTTTTCCGTCGTGCCAGCGTGGGCCTTCCAGGAAGGTGAATCCGTCCGCTACCTGTTCGAGCATGTGTGCCCCCATCATCGTCGATACGTTTCTTCGTTGACCGTACGGCGATGCCGCCTAGCCGCCAAGCGAACTCGGGCCTAGCGATGAACCCGCGACGGCACTAGCCGACGGCCGCGATGAAACGTTCGAGTTCACCAGCGATATCGGTACCGGCAGGTTGAAACACGACCTCGGTTGCCCCACGTTCCTCGAGTTCGGCGATCCGTTCACGTAACTCGCTCGCGGTTCCGGTCAGGGTCAGCCGTTTGATCTCGCTGAACGACTCTTCGTACGCCTTGCGATCGTGCTCGTTCATATTGACCAGGTGCCCCTCGTGCACCGCGAGGTGGCGTTGGTCAGCAGGTAATGCCTCGATGCTCTGCAGCCATTGGGCGCCGCCCGGTTGGTCGCGGACGGCGTCCGCGCCGCCTGCCTCGTACAGGCTGTGCAGCCGGACCGCGGTACCGTGCGCGGCGGCCTCAGCGACGCGCCGCGAGGAGAGATCCTCGCCTTCCTCCAGCACAGTCCCGTACAGCAGCAACGCCTGCCAGCCCGTCACATGCGGGTTCGGCGTCCGCGCAGCAAACGTTCCGTCACCAACCGCCATCGCCACCTTCGCGCCCACAGGTCCTCCGGCACCGATCAGGATCGGCACGTCGATCGGCCGCGCAGCCCCGAACCCGTCACCGTGCAGCATCTTGATCGGGGCGCCTTCCCATTCGACAGTCTCGCCTGCGAGCAGTCCCCGAAGCGCCCGGACGTAGTTCTCGACCTCCTTGAATCGCAGCGGCTTTTGACCCAAGGCTCGACGACCGGTGAACCCGGCCCCGACGCCGACGTACACCCGACCGGGCGCCATCTCATGCAGCATCGCAATCGCGGCGGCATTGGTCATCGGGTGCCGCAGGCTGGGCACCAGAACGCCCGGGCCAAGTCCGATCCGCGATGTCCGTTCGGCAGCGAGCGCGAGCATCGCCCACACGTCGGGGTACAGCGGCGGCGAGTCGTAAGCCCACGCCCGCAGGTATCCCAATTCCTCCGCGATCCGGGCATGTTCGGGTGTATTCATACTGGTGGCGAGGGCGCAGGAAATCTCCATGCACCGTGCCTACCACCTGCGGTGCGGTGAGCGCGAGGCTCGCTGACATATTTGTCAGCGCGACCGCTCGCTGACATAGTTGGTCGGCGCGGCCATCGCCAGCTGGCGGTCGTAAACTCGCCGGTATGACTTACCGGCGATATGTCGCGATTGGGGACTCCACCACCGAAGGCCTTGAAGACGCCTACCCACCCCACGCCGACTTGTACGCCGACAACGGCCATACGCTCTCACCGAGCCACCCCAGCGAGCGCGGCTCGTACCGGGGCTGGGCGGACCGGCTCGCGGTTCACCTCGCACAGGCCCAGGACGCGCCACTGGACTACGCGAACCTCGCCATCCGCGGGAACAAACTCGCCGATGTCCGCACGCAACTCCCGGTCGCTCTAGAGATGCAGCCCGACGTGATGTCGATCGTCGCCGGCGTCAACGACGCTTCCGGGTTCTCCTGGAACAAACACGCCGCGCGCGGCCACGTCGCCTACCTGTTCCGAAAGGCGCGCGAATCCGGTGCGGACGTCGTTACCTTCACCATGCCCGACCCCTCAGCGGTGAACTGGTTAGTTCGCCCACTGCGTCGCAATGTCTTCGAACTCAACGACATCACCCGCACGGAAGCCAAACGTTACGGCGTTCGCGTGCTCGACCTGCCCCGTTACGACGTCAGCGTTGACGCTCGGTTGTGGCACGCCGACCGGCTGCACGCGACCAGCCAGGGGCACGCCATCATCGCTCGCGGCCTGGCATTCGCCCTCAGCGTCCCCGGTTTTGACGAGTCCTTCAGCGAGAATCTGCCGTCGTCCGCTCCGGTGGGCATACGCCAGCGTCTTCGGGAGGACCGCACCTGGCTTCGCGAGTTCCTGCTGCCGCATGCGAAACGCCATCGTCAGGGAATCTCGATGGGCGACGGACGAACACCCAAGCGCCCCATTCCGCTGCCGGTCGGCCCGGAAATGATCGCCGACTAGCGACGCATTACTGCACGCCGACGGTGCGATCCCATTCGGTATCACGCAGGTCGATCACCGGTGCACCCGCCAACTTCGGGCCCTCGGTGTGCAAATGGCATTCCGAGTAACCACCGCCCGCGATCGCGTACCGGTCGGGTTTGACCTCCCGGCAGATCTCCATCGCGAACGGACAGCGGGTGGCGAACGCGCACCCCACCGGCGGCGACCACGGGTCTGGCGGCTCACCGTGGACCATGTCCTGGCGCCCTCCGCCGGAGGTGACCGCGGCCCGAGGATTCGGCACCGCGGACACCAGTACCGCGGTGTACGGATGGCGGGATTCGTGAATGACTTGGTCCTGCCCGCCGAGTTCTACGATTCGCCCCAGGTACATCACCGCGATTCGGTCGCTCACCTTGCGCACCACGGCAAGGTCGTGACCGATAAAGAGGTACGCCGAGCTCAGCTCTTGTTTGAGTCGCTGCAGCAAGCGGAGGATCTGGCCTCGGGTCGACACATCGAGCGCGCTCACGGCTTCATCCAGAATCAGCACGCTCGGATCGGTGATCAGCGCCCGCGCGATGGCGACGCGTTGACGCTGCCCGCCGGAGAATTCGTGAGGGTACTTCTCGAGCGCATCGTCGTTCAGACCGACGAGGCCGAGCATTTCCCGGACCCGACTCGGCCATTGGTCCGCGGGCTGGATGCCGTGCACCTTCAGTGGCTCCTCCAACAGTTGCCGCACGGTCATCGAGGGATTGAGCGAGGAGTACGGATCCTGGTACACCATCTGCATGGCCTTGCGTTCGGCACGAAGTGCCGTTCCGGAGAGTTCGGTCCACTCGGTTCCGGCAACCTTGATCGATCCACTTTCCAGCGGAATCAGCCGTTCGATCGCT
The sequence above is a segment of the Cumulibacter soli genome. Coding sequences within it:
- a CDS encoding glutamine--tRNA ligase/YqeY domain fusion protein, producing the protein MTEPTDFISEIVRADNEAGTFDARVQTRFPPEPNGYLHIGHAKSIVVNFSTAQRFGGICNLRMDDTNPETEEAEYVEGILEDLRWLGYEPSKVVFASDYFEQLYAWAEYLVEQGKAYVDDQDGDTISEQRGGYGKPGIESPYRSRPAAESLDLLRRMRAGEFEDGARCLRAKIDMQSENMWLRDPVLYRIRRASHHRTADTWSIYPTYDWAHGQSDAIEGVTHSLCTMEFESHRPLYDWLLEQLPLPGDKPQQTEFARMEVTHTITSKRRLRNLVEDGVVEGWSDPRMPTLRGLRRRGYPAGAIRAFCVETGTTRTNSRQAIELLESFVRRDLNLTAQRRMVVLRPLRLVLDNWPTDADGNPEVEYFEVANNPENPDDGTRRVAFTGTLVIERDDFAEVPPPKFFRLSPGKEVRLRGAYLITATSVVKDSDGEVVEVRATYDPLSKGGSAPDGRKVKSTMHWVSVPQSVPVQAALYDRLFTAAVPGEASGEPLDDLNPASRELLTDALAEAAVAEASPGQVLQFERLGYFAADTDQPGLFHRTVGLRDEWAAIQKRAAKQ
- a CDS encoding BCCT family transporter, whose translation is MSSQDNPPAEPIDSDHSPGLDDSESEASPVVTDRYAGLPESVHLPPAIHLGEDDTDEAIVAKLRSHGVRLGRGLIAPAVFWPALLVILAIAIVAVAAPDFIDSLFTSINDWIVANLGWYYMLVVSGFVVVAIAIGLSRLGKIPLGRDGEQPEFSVLTWFAMLFAAGMGIGLVFYGVGEPLTYATVDPKPGWDGSQSEISALAMAQTFVHWGLHPWAIYAIIGLALGYAIHRRGRPVSIRWALEPLFGERVKGRLGDLIDVLAIFGTVFGVATSLGLGVQQISSGMAHLGIVDAVDNVLLVVLIIVITLLATTSVISGLGAGIKWLSNINLSFAGVLLISMLLLGPTIFLLQNFVESIGVYLANLLQMSFDVGAFERGEGAADWFSGWTVFYWGWWISWSPFVGVFIARISRGRTVRQFIAGVLLVPTIVGFLWFSVLGGTGIFNQMYGGEDYVTLNADGEEVIVAEQALFDVLGGLPLGQILSVLAIVLVAIFFITSSDSASLVVDMLASGGHPNPPMWSRVLWALLEGAIAAALLLAGGLGALQAAALATALPFSVVLILMAWANIKALRVDAQIYARDQRDERLARVSNQIADALPKHPGFESYVDDRIDYRISRSRGLLRRNTPQK
- a CDS encoding SMP-30/gluconolactonase/LRE family protein, with the translated sequence MLEQVADGFTFLEGPRWHDGKLFVSDFYTGRVITVADDGAIEEVVKLDDRPSGMGWAPDGSMLLVSMTEKKLLRVRDQQVSVHADLSSLASGFLNDMVVDAEGRAYVGHFGFNLFEREDYRTASVIVVHPDSSAQTGAEEMHFPNGSMITPDGSTLIVNESYGNRISKFEILPDGMLGARQDFAVFGDAPTTSDLAHLQRVRKAAPDGGCLDADGAVWFADAAGSRLVRVAEGGEVLQEIAWGGGGLFACMLGGADGRTLYACGAPDSNAHKRAAEKAAVLLSTRVDVPHAGRP
- the gltX gene encoding glutamate--tRNA ligase; translation: MTSPARLRVAPSPTGDPHVGTAYMSLFNLAFARKTGGQFVLRIEDTDRARYVADSEQQIFDTLRWLELPWDEGPDVGGPYAPYRQSERLDTYRPYVEQLLESGQAYYCWCSSDRLKELREQQQKDKVSQTGYDRLCLGKTREERAAMPGFTENPVVRMLIPDDAPLDFADIIRGKVSAPRPDDQVILKADGFPTYHLAVVVDDHLMGITHVVRGEEWISSTPKHVLLYRMLGLPTPAFAHMPLLRNTDKSKISKRKNPAARLTWFREQGYLPEALRNFLQLLAYPPVEGETEVATFDEFVAGFDWTKVNTVGPIFDLKKLDWLNGHYIRSLSDAELADRIVEHYAYTGEWTPTTDEVELLRRATPLISERLVLLSEALDKLQFLFTPDAGIEIAEDAGKALNDDSPRVLDAAIDALAELADWSTATIETALRAAVVDGLGIKPKFAFGPLRVGITGSRVSPPLFESMELLGRESSLRRLRNFRDTL
- the ilvD gene encoding dihydroxy-acid dehydratase; the encoded protein is MPELRSRTSTHGRQMAGARALWRATGMGDDDFGKPIIAIANSYTQFVPGHVHLKDMGDLVAGAIREAGGVSKEFNTIAVDDGIAMGHAGMLYSLPSRELIADSVEYMANAHTADALVCISNCDKITPGMLMAALRLNIPAIFVSGGPMEAGKAVIVNGVASTPTNLITAINASAAEDVTDDGLSAVERSACPTCGSCSGMFTANSMNCLTEALGLSLPGNGSTLATHAARKDLFLNAGTTIVDMCKRYYDNDDESVLPRNIANEKAFYNAMALDVAMGGSTNTVLHILAAALEGEIDFQLPAIDKLSRSVPCLSKVAPNHPSYHMEDVHRAGGIPALLGELNRAGLLNTDVHSVHSPDLQGWLDDWDVRGGKATDTALELFHAAPGGVRTTEAFSTQNRWDSLDTDAAEGCIRDLEHAYTVDGGLAVLYGNLAEEGAVIKTAGIDEELFHFVGTALVVESQEAAVEAILSKRVQAGHVVVVRYEGPSGGPGMQEMLHPTSFIKGLGLGKVCALITDGRFSGGSSGISVGHLSPEAAAGGTIGLVEDGDEIEIDVHERLIRVNVSDAVLAERRAKMEASERPWQPVDRDRVVSKALQAYAAMATSASTGAVRQVPTA
- a CDS encoding SGNH/GDSL hydrolase family protein, whose amino-acid sequence is MTYRRYVAIGDSTTEGLEDAYPPHADLYADNGHTLSPSHPSERGSYRGWADRLAVHLAQAQDAPLDYANLAIRGNKLADVRTQLPVALEMQPDVMSIVAGVNDASGFSWNKHAARGHVAYLFRKARESGADVVTFTMPDPSAVNWLVRPLRRNVFELNDITRTEAKRYGVRVLDLPRYDVSVDARLWHADRLHATSQGHAIIARGLAFALSVPGFDESFSENLPSSAPVGIRQRLREDRTWLREFLLPHAKRHRQGISMGDGRTPKRPIPLPVGPEMIAD
- a CDS encoding LLM class flavin-dependent oxidoreductase codes for the protein MEISCALATSMNTPEHARIAEELGYLRAWAYDSPPLYPDVWAMLALAAERTSRIGLGPGVLVPSLRHPMTNAAAIAMLHEMAPGRVYVGVGAGFTGRRALGQKPLRFKEVENYVRALRGLLAGETVEWEGAPIKMLHGDGFGAARPIDVPILIGAGGPVGAKVAMAVGDGTFAARTPNPHVTGWQALLLYGTVLEEGEDLSSRRVAEAAAHGTAVRLHSLYEAGGADAVRDQPGGAQWLQSIEALPADQRHLAVHEGHLVNMNEHDRKAYEESFSEIKRLTLTGTASELRERIAELEERGATEVVFQPAGTDIAGELERFIAAVG